The Drosophila bipectinata strain 14024-0381.07 chromosome 2L, DbipHiC1v2, whole genome shotgun sequence genome has a segment encoding these proteins:
- the Chd1 gene encoding chromodomain-helicase-DNA-binding protein 1 isoform X1, whose amino-acid sequence MNFFHHLKPGDSHQLCQSRRALNESANSVGSDEQDDNRDEANLSENSGSGSGSGSSGSDSDSDSSSANSSDASTDQEAKSTATAGFPPTAAAAQADSKTNGFTDDQDSSSAGSSGSDSESETEAQPEAQSNSKSNESVDRSSSRTGNDDDDDEAGQQPATSEPSADEASDSSAKVSSTSSSSSEDDEEDYRPKRTRQARKPPTAADKTRRPPAPKKKKKTWDSDESDESEESDEDTSATSKRKPAAASARNKAAQQQQRRRIKSFSSEDSDDDDASKRCATRRTAAAVSYKEASEDEATDSEDLLDFEYDESQAAASAAAAEEEEKCETIERILAQRMGKKGCTGNQTTIYAIEENGFDPNAGYGEQQNPENDGNTECHFLIKWKGWSYIHNTWESESTLREMKAKGMKKLDNFIKKEQDLSYWRRYAGPEDIDYFECQLELQQELLKSYNNVDRIIAKGSKPDDGTEEYLCKWQSLPYAESTWEDAALVMRKWQRCAEQFSERECSKCTPSRHCRVLKYRPKFSRLKNQPEFLAAGLTLRDYQMDGLNWLLHSWCKENSVILADEMGLGKTIQTICFLYALFKVHHLYGPFLCVVPLSTMTAWQREFALWAPDLNVVTYLGDIKSRELIQQYEWQFEGSKRLKFNCILTTYEIVLKDKQFLGTLQWAALLVDEAHRLKNDDSLLYKSLKEFDTNHRLLITGTPLQNSLKELWALLHFIMPEKFDTWENFEVQHGNAEDKGYTRLHQQLEPYILRRVKKDVEKSLPAKVEQILRVEMTSLQKQYYKWILTKNFDALRKGKRGSTSTFLNIVIELKKCCNHAALIRPSEFELMGLQQDEALQTLLKGSGKLVLLDKLLCRLKETGHRVLIFSQMVRMLDVLADYLQKRHFPFQRLDGSIKGEMRRQALDHFNAEGSQDFCFLLSTRAGGLGINLATADTVIIFDSDWNPQNDLQAQARAHRIGQKNQVNIYRLVTARSVEEQIVERAKQKMVLDHLVIQRMDTTGRTVLDKSGNGHSSNSNPFNKDDLSAILKFGAEELFKDEQEHDDELVCDIDEILRRAETRNEDPEMPGDDLLSAFKVASIAAFEEEPSESAAKQEQNAGDEEDDSKDWDDIIPEGYRKVIEDQERAKEMEDLYLPPRRKTAAANQADGKRGAGKGKGKQQANDSADSDYEVGSEGSGDDGRPRKRGRPAMKEKITGFTDAELRRFIRSYKKFPAPLHRLEAIACDAELQEKPLAELKRLGEMLHDRCVQFLDEHKEEENKTSTVDETPGAKQRRARATFSVKLGGVSFNAKKLLASEQELQPLNEIMPNAAEERQNWTFNIKTRAPVFDVEWGAEEDTKLLCGIYQYGIGSWEQMKLDPALKLTDKILLNDTRKPQAKQLQTRAEYLLKIIKKNVELTKGGQRRQRRPRTSKAVESKAATQHGASSNVESKPHEGEEAAVATESSASQADQSAASPHNASTAEPSSGPAKKAKRAKARTKKTSASDNNGNKPMHFTANNEPRALEVLGDLDPSIFNECKEKMRPVKKALKALDQPDLNLSEQDQMQHTKDCLLQIGRQIDVCLQPYSDSEKKEWRSNLWYFVSKFTELDAKRLFKIYKHALKQETGEGKGKAKDGVKDAAGSPNKSKRNGLPTDKEKDKERDKGAGKKKKKDKERSGQSRFSEPGGTLPSGRFANDSPLKRKRDENDADASSAIAGIPGGGISDQLKSMSFKRLNTERHEDRKKHQRGDYFAGGSGAPPGTGGSYEGSGSSNSRRQGLNSPSTPNSRSGRAGYEPPPAPSGYTPESERWHARERYSLDYKRDRYDPGYPRSGGASGGYHRDHRERDRDRRPDKRRYPSAHLPPHAYSNHYLPPYYMPNGVVPGLPPPPPGYRSDPRGYPVMPRDYPADYRRSDYERRTQT is encoded by the exons ATGAATTTCTTTCATCATTTGAAACCAGGCGATTCACATCAGTTATGTCAAAGTCGTCGT gcactcaatGAATCCGCGAATAGTGTTGGCTCAGACGAACAAGATGATAATCGGGACGAAGCCAATCTCAGTGAAAACAGTGGCAGCGGAAGCGGGAGTGGCTCATCCGGATCTGACTCGGATTCGGACAGCTCCTCTGCAAACTCTAGTGATGCCTCCACGGATCAGGAAGCCAAGTCAACGGCGACGGCCGGCTTTCCGCCAACGGCAGCTGCAGCGCAAGCAGACAGCAAAACAAATGGATTCACAGACGATCAGGACAGCTCGAGTGCTGGTTCGAGTGGCAGCGATTCGGAATCGGAGACTGAGGCACAGCCTGAGGCACAGAGCAACAGCAAATCGAACGAGAGCGTCGACAGAAGCTCCTCGCGAACGGGGaacgatgacgacgacgatgaggCTGGGCAGCAGCCTGCAACCAGCGAACCCTCTGCCGATGAAGCCAGTGATAGTTCCGCCAAAGTCTCTTCCAcgtccagcagcagcagc GAGGACGATGAAGAGGATTACAGACCAAAACGTACACGCCAGGCTCGTAAGCCGCCAACCGCAGCCGACAAGACGAGGCGTCCTCCAGCTcccaagaagaaaaagaaaac CTGGGACTCGGACGAAAGTGACGAGAGCGAGGAGAGTGACGAGGACACATCCGCCACCAGCAAACGCAAGCCTGCAGCCGCATCCGCCAGGAACAAGGCAGCTCAACAGCAGCAACGACGCAGGATAAAGTCCTTCAGCTCCGAGGACAGTGATGACGATGATGCCAGCAAACG ATGTGCTACTAGACGCACCGCCGCTGCCGTTAGCTACAAGGAGGCATCCGAGGATGAGGCTACCGACTCTGAAGACCTGCTTGACTTTGAATATGACGAGAGTCAAGCCGCTGCctctgctgccgccgccgaggaggaggagaagtgCGAAACCATCGAGCGCATCCTGGCTCAGCGGATGGGCAAGAAGGGATGCACCGGAAACCAGACGACGATCTACGCCATCGAGGAGAACGGATTTGATCCGAACGCTGGATACGGGGAGCAGCAGAACCCTGAGAATGATGGCAACACGGAGTGCCACTTCCTGATAAAATGGAAGGGCTGGTCGTACATTCACAACACGTGGGAGTCCGAGAGCACTCTGCGCGAGATGAAGGCCAAGGGCATGAAGAAGCTGGACAATTTCATCAAGAAGGAGCAGGATCTGTCCTACTGGCGTCGGTACGCTGGGCCCGAGGACATCGACTACTTCGAGTGCCAGCTCGAGCTGCAGCAAGAGCTGCTCAAGTCATACAACAACGTGGACCGCATCATCGCCAAGGGCTCCAAACCCGATGACGGAACCGAGGAATACCTGTGCAAGTGGCAGTCGCTGCCCTACGCGGAGTCCACATGGGAGGACGCCGCTCTGGTGATGCGCAAGTGGCAGCGCTGTGCGGAACAGTTCAGCGAGCGCGAATGCTCAAAGTGTACACCCTCGCGCCACTGTCGGGTTCTCAAGTACCGACCGAAGTTCTCGCGGCTGAAAAACCAACCAGAGTTTTTGGCTGCCGGCCTGACCCTGAGGGACTATCAGATGGACGGCCTCAACTGGCTGCTGCACTCGTGGTGCAAGGAGAACTCGGTCATATTGGCCGACGAGATGGGCCTGGGCAAGACCATCCAGACGATCTGCTTCTTGTACGCACTGTTCAAGGTCCACCATCTGTACGGGCCGTTCCTCTGCGTGGTGCCGCTGAGTACGATGACCGCTTGGCAGCGCGAGTTCGCTCTGTGGGCGCCGGACTTGAATGTGGTCACCTACCTGGGCGACATCAAGTCCCGCGAGCTAATCCAGCAGTACGAATGGCAGTTCGAGGGCTCCAAGCGCCTCAAGTTCAACTGCATTCTCACCACCTACGAAATCGTTCTGAAGGACAAGCAGTTCCTTGGCACCCTGCAGTGGGCAGCGCTGCTGGTGGACGAGGCGCATCGCCTGAAGAACGACGACTCGTTGCTGTACAAATCCCTCAAGGAGTTCGACACCAACCACCGGTTGCTGATCACGGGCACACCGCTGCAGAACTCCCTGAAGGAGCTGTGGGCGTTGCTGCACTTCATCATGCCCGAGAAGTTCGACACCTGGGAGAACTTCGAGGTGCAGCACGGCAACGCGGAGGACAAGGGCTACACGCGTCTGCACCAGCAGCTGGAGCCGTACATTCTGCGCCGGGTGAAGAAGGACGTGGAGAAGTCGCTGCCGGCCAAGGTGGAGCAGATTCTGCGCGTGGAGATGACCTCGCTGCAGAAGCAGTACTACAAGTGGATCCTCACCAAGAACTTTGACGCCCTTCGCAAGGGCAAGCGCGGCAGCACCTCCACCTTCCTCAACATAGTCATTGAGCTGAAGAAGTGCTGCAACCACGCGGCGCTCATTCGGCCCTCGGAGTTCGAGTTGATGGGCCTGCAGCAGGATGAGGCGCTGCAGACGTTGCTTAAGGGATCCGGCAAGCTGGTGCTGTTGGACAAGCTGCTGTGCCGCCTGAAGGAGACGGGCCATCGGGTCCTCATATTTTCCCAGATGGTGCGCATGCTGGACGTCCTGGCGGACTACTTGCAGAAGCGCCACTTCCCCTTCCAGCGCCTCGACGGCAGTATTAAGGGAGAAATGAGGCGACAGGCCCTGGACCACTTCAACGCCGAGGGCAGCCAGGACTTTTGCTTCTTGCTCTCGACCAGGGCTGGAGGACTGGGCATTAACCTGGCCACAGCCGACACGGTGATCATATTCGACTCGGACTGGAATCCGCAGAACGATCTGCAGGCGCAGGCCAGAGCCCATCGCATCGGGCAGAAGAATCAAGTGAACATCTATCGCTTGGTCACCGCCCGATCCGTGGAGGAGCAGATTGTGGAGCGTGCCAAGCAGAAAATGGTTCTCGACCACCTCGTCATCCAGCGAATGGACACCACGGGTCGAACTGTGCTGGACAAGAGCGGCAACGGGCACTCCTCCAACTCGAATCCCTTCAACAAGGACGACTTGTCCGCCATTCTGAAGTTCGGCGCCGAGGAGCTGTTCAAGGATGAGCAGGAGCACGATGACGAACTGGTCTGCGACATCGACGAGATCCTGCGAAGGGCAGAGACCCGCAACGAGGACCCCGAAATGCCGGGCGATGACCTGCTGTCCGCCTTCAAGGTGGCCAGCATAGCCGCCTTCGAGGAGGAGCCAAGCGAGTCGGCCGCCAAACAGGAGCAGAACGCTGGCGACGAGGAGGACGACAGCAAGGACTGGGATGACATTATTCCGGAGGGCTATCGCAAGGTCATCGAGGACCAGGAGAGAGCCAAGGAGATGGAAGACCTCTACCTTCCGCCCCGCAGGAAGACTGCGGCCGCCAACCAGGCCGATGGAAAGCGGGGTGCCGGAAAGGGTAAGGGCAAGCAGCAAGCGAACGACTCCGCCGATTCCGATTATGAAGTGGGCTCGGAGGGCAGCGGCGACGACGGACGCCCTCGAAAACGGGGACGACCCGCCATGAAGGAGAAGATAACTGGTTTCACGGACGCCGAGCTGAGGCGCTTCATCCGCAGCTATAAGAAGTTTCCGGCTCCGTTGCACCGGCTGGAGGCCATCGCCTGCGATGCTGAGCTCCAGGAGAAGCCGCTGGCAGAGCTGAAACGACTGGGCGAGATGCTGCACGACCGCTGCGTCCAGTTCCTGGACGAACACAAGGAGGAAGAGAACAAGACTTCGACGGTGGATGAGACACCGGGCGCCAAGCAGCGCCGGGCCCGCGCCACCTTCTCGGTGAAGCTGGGGGGCGTCTCTTTCAACGCCAAAAAGCTGTTAGCTTCCGAGCAGGAGCTGCAGCCACTGAACGAGATCATGCCTAACGCGGCCGAGGAGCGTCAGAACTGGACCTTCAACATCAAGACTCGGGCTCCGGTCTTCGACGTGGAATGGGGCGCCGAGGAGGACACCAAGCTGCTGTGCGGTATATACCAGTACGGCATTGGCTCCTGGGAGCAAATGAAGCTGGATCCCGCGCTCAAGCTCACGGACAAGATCCTCCTCAACGACACACGCAAGCCACAAGCGAAGCAGCTCCAGACGAGAGCCGAGTACCTGCTAAAGATCATCAAGAAGAATGTGGAGCTCACGAAGGGGGGGCAGCGGCGCCAACGTCGTCCTCGAACCTCCAAGGCCGTCGAGAGCAAAGCTGCCACTCAGCATGGAGCCAGTTCTAATGTGGAGAGCAAACCGCATGAAGGCGAGGAGGCTGCGGTGGCCACCGAGAGCAGTGCCAGCCAAGCGGATCAGTCCGCCGCATCGCCGCACAATGCTTCCACCGCTGAGCCGTCCAGCGGGCCCGCCAAGAAGGCCAAGAGGGCTAAGGCCCGGACTAAGAAGACGAGCGCTTCGGacaacaacggcaacaagCCCATGCACTTCACGGCCAACAACGAGCCCCGAGCCCTGGAGGTGTTGGGCGACTTGGATCCCAGCATTTTCAACGAGTGCAAGGAGAAGATGCGGCCCGTCAAGAAGGCCCTGAAGGCTCTCGACCAGCCGGACTTGAATTTGTCGGAGCAGGACCAGATGCAGCACACCAAGGACTGCCTGCTGCAAATTGGCCGGCAGATCGACGTGTGCCTGCAGCCATACAGCGATTCGGAGAAGAAGGAGTGGCGCAGCAATCTGTGGTACTTTGTGTCCAAGTTCACAGAGCTGGACGCAAAGCGTCTCTTCAAAATCTACAAGCACGCCCTCAAGCAGGAGACGGGCGAGGGGAAGGGAAAAGCCAAGGATGGAGTCAAGGATGCGGCGGGTAGTCCGAACAAATCCAAACGAAATGGGCTTCCGACTGACAAGGAGAAGGACAAGGAGCGGGACAAGGGCGCCggcaaaaagaagaaaaaggacAAAGAACGAAGCGGCCAGTCGCGGTTCTCGGAGCCTGGCGGCACTCTTCCCTCTGGACGCTTTGCGAACGACTCGCCGCTGAAGAGGAAACGGGACGAGAACGATGCGGATGCCAGCAGTGCCATAGCGGGGATTCCCGGCGGAGGCATTAGCGACCAACTGAAGTCGATGTCGTTCAAGCGTCTCAATACAGAGCGCCACGAGGATCGAAAGAAGCACCAAAGGGGGGACTACTTCGCGGGTGGAAGTGGCGCGCCTCCGGGAACTGGTGGCTCCTACGAGGGCAGCGGCAGCAGTAACTCCCGACGCCAAGGCCTCAACTCGCCCTCCACACCCAACAGTCGTAGTGGTCGTGCTGGTTACGAGCCACCGCCTGCCCCCTCCGGCTACACGCCAGAGTCCGAGCGGTGGCACGCCCGGGAACG GTACAGCCTCGACTATAAACGGGATAGGTACGACCCAGGTTATCCCCGAAGTGGGGGTGCTTCCGGTGGGTATCATCGCGATCATCGTGAACGAGATCGCGACCGACGCCCAGATAAACGTAG atATCCTTCCGCCCACCTGCCACCGCATGCCTACTCAAACCATTACCTGCCGCCCTACTATATGCCGAATGGAGTCGTACCAGGCttgccgccaccgccacctgGATATCGCAGTGATCCCCGGGGCTATCCGGTTATGCCGCGCGACTATCCGGCTGACTACAGACGCAGTGACTACGAGCGACGCACGCAGACGTGA